AGGCAGTGGGCACTGATGGAGGGTGTTCCCACCCCCATGGCACTCAGGTGCCCCCCAGTCCTGTTCTACCACCCACTCCCTGCGTGGCATCCAGTAGCTGGCCTGGCCTCTGGCAAAGTCAGGTGACCCCTGGTTGCGGAGTTTGGCAGACGCTCTGCCCAGCAGGGCTCTGGTTGACTGGGTCCAGAGGGGCAGTGGTTGGGGAGCAGGTAAAGTGGCACAGGGCTGGATGATGGTGTCTGATTGTCTCCAGTGTGCCACCGAGACCCTCTATCCAGTTTTCTGACTGCTCCCGCCAGTGTTTCAGTGGCCCCTGCCTGACTGGCCTCAGCCCAGCGTTAGCCCACCAGGTCCAACCCTCGCTAACTACCGACGCCCTTGGGCTTCCTGCCAACAGAGCTGGTTCTGCTGCCCTCTGGGCCTTTGGTGGGGTCCTGGACCAGCCATGCACCCCTCCCCTCACACCCCCCACCCAGAGGGGAGCTGCACTAGGGGCTGGAGAGACAGCTGGCCGGCTtcagcctaggcctcccaaccCTGGGCCGGCACCCCGGGTCTGGTCACATTCCTGAGGGACCTGCTGAGCCTCCCTGGccctgggggtggagtgggggaaggggaaaCGCAGACGGGCCACTGCACGCCCCCCTCCCTGACCCCGGCTCTGTTCCATGGGGGCCCAGGCTGGCAGGTGTGGGGTGCAAGGACCCACCACCTCAGGATCCCCCCTCCCTCAGGACCCAGAgctctgggggtgggagggagcccGCCCTTTGCTGGTGGCAGCTGCCCAAGGGTTTGGTGGGCCGGTATTGAAAGCCCAGGCCTGCAGCTTGGGCGAGCCCTTAGGCAGTGAAACCTCTGGAGAGGGAAGGCCATGTGGTCTGGCTAGGGGGCTGGGCCCTCTGGGCAGGGAGGGGGTAAGAGTAGATCAGGAAGGGAAGAAACAGGGGAGCCAGAAGCGGTTGAGACTGGTTCTTATAAATAGCCTTGCACAAGTGGCTCCAATTTTGACCTTTTGTTATGTAAAtgtgaccagcctgggaagggccctgcccaggcctcctgccaccacacccacaggCCAGGAATTGTGTGTCTGCCACCAGCGCCCCCTGGCCTAGGTGACCCCTGGGTGTCCATAATCTCCTGTGTGTGTTAGAGGGGGAGGTACCGCACCCTCTGACCTCCCTAGACCTGTTCCCTGGTCTTTACTTTTCCTGGTTGTCAGAAGGGACAACTGTGGCTCTGTGGCCACAGTCTCCTGCTGGGCTGCCCCTGGTGCCCCAGCCAGAGACCCCCAGGTGCTTCCCTTCATcgcccttccctctcttcttcgcTGATGGCTGTCTGGGTGACTGTGTTCGTCTTCTCTTCCCCAGGTGACCAGGCATTGATGCGCCCCCAGGAAGGCCACGCGCTCAGGAGGCCCCCCCCCGCTGGCTGCTGCTCACATGGTGTCTGGGCCCTTGGCATTCCGGTGAGGCGCAGGGGAGGGAGGACCGCCACTGGCCCCTTTCCCCGGAGCTTTCTGGGTGGCGCACAGCCCCACAGCTCAGCCTCTATCGCTGTCTGACCCGTGGTCCTTTGTGTGCACGCAGCACTGGGCAGTGTGGAGGGAGCCTGGGGGCTACTGCCCTCTGCCAGCCTCCTTGCCAGTCTCAGGGTACCAGGTGTCTGGGCGCTGGCAGAGCCGGCACTGATGTTTTCTGGGAGCTAAGCGGTTACTGGGGCCCAGTGTGGAAGCCACACCTTGGGGGCTCTTTGTCCCTGCCTGGTGGATTGAGGGGCCAGGGAGCAGAGGAGGATTGGTTCATGAAGTCTTCAGCCTGTGAGCACCCttctgagctgctgtgggctGGGCTGCTAGGCAGAGAGCCCCTGCAGGTGCTTGCTGCCTCTTGCTGTTAGGCTCTGAGTGCCAGTGGTGTTCCAGGCTATGTTGCACTCTTGCGTGTTCACATTGAGCTCCGGCACCTTCAGGGGCCTGTGAATGTTAGggttttcctttgtctttgcaAACAAGGGCAGGCATGGGGCTGGGGAGAGTTTCTGTCATGGGAAGGTTGGGTAGGGTGGGACCCTTTCCAAGGCTCTGctctgggaggcagggctggacACTCTGGGAGGGGCAGTAGATCCCAGAGGGCAGCGGCTGAGAGTAGTTCAGCTGCTGAGAGTCTGGACCCTGAACTGTGAGGCTCAGAGCTGCCTGTGGGCCCCGCTGCTCAGTTGTCCAGCAGCCGTGAGTCAGTGAGGAAAGTTCCTGTCTCCACTGGCCCCCTGCCCTGTGGAAGCTTGTGAGCCTGTCCAGGGCACAGGTGGCCACCTGTACACTGGCATGCCTTCCCCAGAACCCTCCTGCTGAGCCGTTCTCTGAGGGGCTCTGGTAGGGGTGAGAGGATGGAGCTGAGGGTACTGTGTTTTGCACTGGGGAGTTGGGCTTAGGGCTGAGGATGGCTTTGAGTCATTCAGAACATTCCAGAGTCATTCTGTACACTGCCGGCCACAGTCCTTGCCTCTTCCCTTGGAGCAGCATTTCTCTCTTCCCCCTTGGGGTCCATCTGGTGCCCACTGTGCACCCGTGTGTGCTGCCCTTGCATTCCCACTGTGGGGTGCCTGGTCCATGGCAGAGGAAGCTGCTCAGTGGGTATGGGAAGCGTGGTGAGGAGCACCCGCTCTCGAAACCCCATGGCTTGCTGCCGCACAAGCAGAAATACACCTGGGCTGGCAGGGTTCCTGCAGAGACCAGTGGCGTCGGTGTGTTTCTTGCTTACTGAACTCGGTTAGCGCCTGTGCCAGTCTGTGTGACGGAGGCCAGCTGGCCAACTTTCCTAGGCCCAGATGGCGCTGCCCTTCCTAGAGAGGATGGAGGGTTCAGGTGGTGCCAGGTGTTTGGCCCAGACTGCCTTTCCTGCTTGGTACCTGGAAGCCCAGGCTGGGGCAGCACTTGTCACCCGCCCAGAGTGCAAGGTGGCCCAGGGCCTTGGGGAGAGGCGGCGCTGCAGGCCGACTGCAGCATCTGGGAGGCAGCCACATGGCTGCTGGCAGTTTGATTTGGGCCCTGCCGTATTTCAAAGGGAACATTTAGTTTTGGGGGATTTTTGCCAGCTTTCAAGACAAGCTCCTCTCAGGGAGGTCTCTGCTTTCTTAAGTTTAAAGCCATCTGCTGGTCATTTTTGGGTCCCCTTCTGGTGCCTGAGGGTGTGTCATCGACTTCATTTAGTGTAGAGACAGTAGCCTGGGCTGTGAAACCAAATGCAAATCCCTGTTTCTCTATTTGTCACCTCATCACCCTCCACCTCCATTTTCTTATTAGTGCAAATGGGGCAGGGGCCTCTGTCCCTTCTCAGTTTGAGTCCTCAGTGAGGGGACACATATACTACGCCTGCATGCAGGGGGCATTGTGGGCTTATGTGCCGTGTACTGTGCCACAGGGGCTGCTGCCCTGTGTGGGGTAAGTTCTGAGGCACTTTGCCTTGTCgagccccaccctgccccagagCCCTGGTCCGAGTGTCCCAGTCATCTGACGCGTGCATGCCTGTTCTTGCCCACAGGTGGTGCGCGTGGGCAGGGCGCGGGGACATGGGGCCCGACATGGAGCTGCCCAGCCACTCGAAGCAGCTCCTGCTGCAGCTGAACCAGCAGAGGACCAAGGGCTTCCTGTGTGACGTCATCATCATGGTGGAGAACTCCATCTTCCGGGCCCACAAGAACGTCCTGGCCGCCAGCAGCATCTACTTCAAGTCCCTGGTCCTGCACGACAACCTCATCAACCTGGACACAGACATGGTCAGCTCCACGGTGTTCCAGCAGATCTTGGACTTCATCTACACAGGCAAGCTGCTGCCCAGTGACCAGCCAGCCGAGCCCAACTTCAGCACTCTCCTCACTGCCGCCAGCTACCTCCAGCTGCCCGAGTTGGCAGCCCTCTGCCGCCGCAAACTCAAGCGAGCCGGCAAGCCCTTTGGCTCTGGGCGGGCGGGGGCTGCCGGCATAGGGCGACCCCCCCGCAGCCAGCGGCTGTCCACGGCCTCCGTCATCCAGGCTCGGTATCACGGGCTCGTGGATGGGCGCAAGGGGGCCCACGCCCCCCAGGAGCTCCCGCAAGCCAAAGGCTCAGACGATGAGCTCTTTCTTGGTGGCTCTAACCAGGATAGCGTGCAAGGTCTGGGCCGGGCCGTTTGTCCAGCTGGCGGGGAGGTGGGCCTGGGGggctgcagcagcagcaccaACGGGAGCAGTGGGGGCTGCGAGCAGGAGCTGGGCTTGGACCTGTCCAAGAAAAGCCCACCCTTGCCTCCTGCCACGCCAGGTCCCCACCTCACTCCTGATGACCCAGCCCAACTGAGCGACAGCCAACATGGGTCGCCCCCTGTGGCCTCTGCCCCTCCCGTTGCCAACAGTGCCTCTTATTCTGAGCTGGGGGGCACCCCCGATGAGCCCATGGATCTGGAGGGGGCCGAGGACAACCACCTGAGCCTGCTGGAGGCACCTGGCGGGCAGCCTCGGAAGAGCCTCCGGCACTCCACTCGGAAGAAGGAGTGGGGCAAGAAGGAGCCTGTGGCTGGCTCCCCCTTTGAGCGGAGAGAAGCGGGGCCCAAGGGTCCCTGCCCGGGAGAGGAGGGCGAGGGGGTCGGGGACAGGGTTCCCAATGGTATCCTGGCTGGTGGGGCTGGCCCTAGCGGGCCCTATGGGGAGCCCCCTTACCCctgcaaggaggaggaggaaaacgGCAAGGATGCAAGTGAAGATAGCGCGCAGAGCGGGAGCGAGGGGGGCAGCGGCCACGCCAGCGCCCACTACATGTACCGGCAGGAGGGCTACGAGACAGTGTCCTATGGGGACAACTTGTACGTGTGCATCCCCTGCGCCAAGGGCTTCCCCAGCTCCGAGCAGCTCAACGCGCACGTGGAGACTCACACGGAGGAAGAGCTGTTCATCAAGGAAGAGGGGGCCTACGAGACAGGCAGTGGGGGTGCCGAGGAGGAGGCCGAGGACCTGTCAGCGCCCAGCGCGGCCTACGCGGCTGAGCCCCGGCCCTTCAAGTGTTCGGTCTGTGAGAAGACCTACAAGGACCCAGCCACGCTGCGGCAGCACGAGAAGACGCACTGGCTGACGCGGCCCTTCCCCTGCAACATCTGTGGCAAGATGTTCACGCAGCGCGGCACCATGACGCGCCACATGCGGAGCCACCTGGGCCTGAAGCCCTTTGCCTGCGATGAGTGTGGCATGCGCTTCACCCGCCAGTACCGCCTCACCGAGCACATGCGTGTGCACTCGGGCGAGAAGCCTTACGAGTGCCAGCTGTGCGGGGGCAAGTTCACCCAGCAGCGCAACCTCATCAGCCACCTGCGCATGCACACTTCCCCCTCCTAGAAGCCAAAGACCCGCGGGCACCCTCTGCCACCTTGCTCCCCGGGAACCCATGGAAGGAGAAGCGAGGTGATGCAGCGGCAGGGGCGAGACCCTGGGTCCAGTGGAGGCTCCGGGTGGCCCCTCTGGCCCCCACTGCCCACACCCAGAGCTTTAATCAACAGTCTGTACCAAGCAGAGCCGAGAGGAGGGAAGCCAGGGGTCCCAGCCCGTCTACCTCCCCATCCCACCCAGGCCCCCAGCTCCCCGCGGGGGCCACCGCAGGGCCTGTGGGCTGGGTCACGTGGGTCTCGCTGGGACCTGGTCCCTTTGCTGCAGGCGGCTTGGAGAAAGAGGGCAGTGGGACGCTGGCCACGGCCAGGGTGGTGTCAGGAGCAGGCCCCACCCCGCTAgccgtgtctgtgtgtgtgcttgtgtctgtGCGGGCGCGTGCGGCCCTGGTTCTGCAGGGAACAGGTGCTGGGGGTGCAGATCCCTCCCTCCTTGAGCCAGGGTGGCACTGCTCACTGGCGCTGGGACAGTCAGGGTGACCCCACCGCCTACCTCTCTACAACTAAAGAGCCCTCTGGGCCTGTGTTGCTGTTATTCCTACTGATCTgctcctctgtttttctttttgatttttgttctttaaaccaaaacaaacaatagCTTATTTTCTTCCCGCCCCCTCTGGGGCTGAGCCTGGGTCTGAAGACTGAATGTAACAGGGGCCGCTGGCCCTCCTGCGCGTCCCCCGGCTCTGGCGCTGCAGGGGTGCTGGTGCGCCACCTCTCCAGGCCCCAGAAGCCCTTCTTGCCCAAAGGCTTCCCTGGTCCCTGAGCCCTGCCTCGGCTGCCTCAGGAGAGAGTGCTTTTCCTGTAGTTTCCAAGGAATATTCTTTGTTTAGAGGTACTTGTTTTTTATTAAGAGAAAAACCAGTGTAACGTTTATGTGACTGTTTGAACTGGAAGGTCTGGGGTtccggggggtggggggaggctgGACTCGATGCCGGGGCCGTCGGTACtcgttttcatttttgtgtgtgcgcgtgtgtgtgtgtgtgtgtgtgtgtctgtgtggtgtgtgccG
This is a stretch of genomic DNA from Papio anubis isolate 15944 chromosome 16, Panubis1.0, whole genome shotgun sequence. It encodes these proteins:
- the HIC2 gene encoding hypermethylated in cancer 2 protein codes for the protein MVSGPLAFRWCAWAGRGDMGPDMELPSHSKQLLLQLNQQRTKGFLCDVIIMVENSIFRAHKNVLAASSIYFKSLVLHDNLINLDTDMVSSTVFQQILDFIYTGKLLPSDQPAEPNFSTLLTAASYLQLPELAALCRRKLKRAGKPFGSGRAGAAGIGRPPRSQRLSTASVIQARYHGLVDGRKGAHAPQELPQAKGSDDELFLGGSNQDSVQGLGRAVCPAGGEVGLGGCSSSTNGSSGGCEQELGLDLSKKSPPLPPATPGPHLTPDDPAQLSDSQHGSPPVASAPPVANSASYSELGGTPDEPMDLEGAEDNHLSLLEAPGGQPRKSLRHSTRKKEWGKKEPVAGSPFERREAGPKGPCPGEEGEGVGDRVPNGILAGGAGPSGPYGEPPYPCKEEEENGKDASEDSAQSGSEGGSGHASAHYMYRQEGYETVSYGDNLYVCIPCAKGFPSSEQLNAHVETHTEEELFIKEEGAYETGSGGAEEEAEDLSAPSAAYAAEPRPFKCSVCEKTYKDPATLRQHEKTHWLTRPFPCNICGKMFTQRGTMTRHMRSHLGLKPFACDECGMRFTRQYRLTEHMRVHSGEKPYECQLCGGKFTQQRNLISHLRMHTSPS